The genomic DNA GTGGATTTCCGATGAAGATTCTGATCGTTGAAGACGAAAACAAGATTGGCGACTACCTCAAGCAGGGCCTCACCGAGGCCGGTTTCGTGGCAGATCTCGCCCGCAACGGCCTGGATGGGCACCACCTCGCCATGACCGGGGACAACGACGTTATCATTCTCGATGTGATGCTGCCGGATATCGACGGCTGGCGCATTCTGCAATCATTGCGCGAGGCGGGAAACAATGTCCCTGTGTTGTTTCTCACAGCACGTGACAACGTGGACGATCGGGTCAAGGGCCTGGAACTCGGCGCTGACGATTATCTGGTCAAACCCTTTGCCTTTGCCGAACTGTTGGCACGAGTCCGCACTCTGCTGCGGCGCGGTATCGGGTCGGCAGCCGAGACAACACTCAAGATCGCCGATCTCGAACTCGACCTGCTTCGGCGCCGAGCGACGCGTGGCGGACAACGTATTCCATTAACCGCCAAGGAGTTCGCGTTACTGGAATTGTTGATACGCCGCCGCGCCGAGGTACTACCACGCTCGCTCATCGCCTCCCAGGTCTGGGACATGAATTTCGACAGCGACACCAATGTCATCGATGTCGCTATCCGCCGTCTGCGCGCG from Gammaproteobacteria bacterium includes the following:
- a CDS encoding heavy metal response regulator transcription factor, yielding MKILIVEDENKIGDYLKQGLTEAGFVADLARNGLDGHHLAMTGDNDVIILDVMLPDIDGWRILQSLREAGNNVPVLFLTARDNVDDRVKGLELGADDYLVKPFAFAELLARVRTLLRRGIGSAAETTLKIADLELDLLRRRATRGGQRIPLTAKEFALLELLIRRRAEVLPRSLIASQVWDMNFDSDTNVIDVAIRRLRAKIDDKFELKLIHTVRGMGYMLDVSSET